One Aneurinibacillus migulanus genomic region harbors:
- a CDS encoding RrF2 family transcriptional regulator, which produces MQYSIGIEYALHCLTYLIHLPKGTSVGIKDLAAFQGVSETYLSKAFTKLKKAGIVHSIPGSKGGYRLAKSPEDITFLDVVEAIEGTQPHFLCTEIRQSCIILQNNESPSDLFKAPCTIHKVMVEAEQKMKDYLKSKTLSWLNDNLQAQLPQHLLQAGSEWFEDAMSRR; this is translated from the coding sequence ATGCAATATAGCATCGGTATTGAATACGCACTCCATTGTTTAACATATCTAATCCATCTTCCCAAGGGAACTAGCGTAGGGATAAAAGATTTGGCTGCATTTCAAGGAGTCTCTGAAACGTATTTGTCTAAGGCATTCACCAAACTGAAAAAGGCAGGAATCGTTCACTCTATCCCTGGCTCCAAAGGCGGGTACCGGCTAGCAAAATCTCCTGAAGATATTACATTCTTAGATGTGGTTGAGGCGATTGAAGGAACGCAGCCACACTTCCTGTGCACGGAGATTCGGCAAAGCTGTATTATCCTCCAGAATAATGAATCGCCTTCAGATTTATTTAAAGCCCCATGTACTATACATAAAGTAATGGTGGAGGCTGAACAAAAAATGAAAGACTATTTAAAAAGCAAAACATTGTCCTGGTTAAACGATAATTTGCAAGCACAGTTACCACAACATTTGCTGCAGGCTGGTAGCGAATGGTTTGAAGATGCGATGTCACGCAGATAA
- a CDS encoding GyrI-like domain-containing protein translates to MIDPRIITSNEMNVIGVATQTTNQREAEGNGEIPKLWGRFATEQIDKDIPNKQRENQILSVYTDYENGVHGKYSYIIGSQVSNFSNVPDGMVAKRIPHSTYAVFTSNKGDISTVVPEAWAFIWSWFQESDMERAFTYDFELYDERSLDRNNAEVDIYIAIK, encoded by the coding sequence ATGATAGATCCTAGAATTATAACAAGTAACGAAATGAATGTTATTGGAGTAGCGACGCAGACAACGAATCAAAGAGAAGCGGAGGGAAATGGAGAAATACCAAAATTATGGGGGAGATTTGCTACAGAGCAAATAGACAAAGACATTCCGAATAAGCAACGGGAAAACCAGATACTTAGCGTATATACAGATTATGAAAATGGTGTTCATGGAAAGTACTCCTACATTATTGGTTCACAAGTTAGCAATTTCTCAAACGTACCAGATGGAATGGTAGCTAAGCGAATTCCACATAGTACATATGCTGTTTTTACTTCAAATAAAGGAGACATCTCTACAGTTGTACCGGAAGCATGGGCTTTTATTTGGAGTTGGTTTCAAGAATCGGATATGGAAAGGGCATTTACATACGACTTTGAATTATATGATGAGCGAAGTCTGGATCGTAACAATGCAGAAGTGGACATATATATTGCCATTAAATAA
- a CDS encoding ArsR/SmtB family transcription factor, with protein MSGKNPGMDMTTLRALAEPNRMDIVELLRDGPLTVGEIADRLGLRQPQASKHLKVLSDNGILEVKAEANRRIYKLRPEPFQALDSWVKSFQRVMEDRFDNLEDYLRELQNKEKS; from the coding sequence ATGTCAGGAAAGAATCCGGGCATGGACATGACGACACTGAGAGCTTTGGCCGAACCGAATCGTATGGATATCGTTGAACTCTTGCGCGATGGTCCCCTAACCGTGGGGGAAATCGCCGACCGGTTGGGGCTTCGCCAGCCCCAAGCCTCGAAGCATTTGAAGGTGCTTAGCGACAATGGGATTTTGGAAGTGAAGGCCGAAGCCAACCGCCGGATCTACAAGCTCCGGCCCGAGCCCTTCCAAGCGCTGGATTCTTGGGTGAAGTCCTTCCAGCGCGTCATGGAAGACAGATTCGACAATCTGGAAGACTACTTGCGGGAACTGCAAAACAAGGAAAAATCATAA
- a CDS encoding helix-turn-helix domain-containing protein, with protein sequence MRTLKITCNHGWTVEALRTYERTLQTVKLRHRVMAVRLVMEGQKGVDVARFLGLHRDSVSTYVKNFTTGGMEALLKQTPPPGKRPYLTEEGFGLESCWNTRIL encoded by the coding sequence ATGAGAACGTTAAAAATTACCTGTAATCATGGTTGGACAGTTGAAGCGCTACGCACATACGAACGTACACTTCAAACGGTGAAACTTCGCCATCGTGTCATGGCGGTTCGCCTGGTCATGGAAGGCCAGAAAGGCGTAGATGTCGCTCGGTTCCTGGGCCTTCATCGAGATAGTGTGTCTACTTATGTCAAAAATTTTACTACCGGTGGAATGGAGGCTCTTTTGAAACAAACACCTCCGCCAGGTAAACGCCCTTATCTCACAGAAGAAGGATTTGGTCTGGAGTCTTGCTGGAATACACGCATTTTATAG
- a CDS encoding ATP-binding cassette domain-containing protein codes for MSYVVQTNNLTKKFQEKDVVSNVNMNIKKGEIYGFLGANGAGKSTVMKMLTNMIKPSYGDITIFGEPLKHNSFDYLKRIGSMIEYPIFFEKMTVLENLELHCAYMGYHNKQAIRDALDRVGLENVENKLPKNISLGMRQRLCVARAIITKPEFLILDEPINGLDPAGIKAMRQLFKMLNKEYGMTLLISSHIIGEIEQIADTIGVIKSGKLIEEAPMDAIKARNTEYIELVTSNQRKAAMILHDKLGINNLKVIDHQVIRIYATEVPQSAISKTLILEDISIESINKKRTSLEEYFIKKVELDQPTS; via the coding sequence ATGAGCTATGTTGTACAAACAAACAATTTGACAAAAAAATTTCAAGAGAAAGATGTTGTTTCCAATGTAAATATGAACATAAAAAAAGGGGAAATATATGGGTTTCTCGGAGCCAATGGTGCAGGTAAGTCAACCGTTATGAAAATGCTGACAAATATGATTAAACCATCATATGGAGACATTACGATCTTCGGGGAACCACTAAAACATAATTCATTCGATTATTTAAAGAGAATAGGAAGTATGATTGAATATCCGATCTTTTTTGAAAAAATGACGGTTTTAGAAAATTTAGAGCTACATTGTGCCTACATGGGATACCATAATAAACAGGCTATTCGTGACGCTTTGGACAGGGTTGGTCTTGAAAATGTAGAAAATAAGCTTCCGAAAAACATTTCATTGGGGATGAGACAGCGCCTTTGTGTCGCAAGAGCTATTATTACAAAACCGGAGTTTTTAATTTTAGATGAACCTATAAACGGATTAGACCCTGCTGGAATTAAGGCTATGAGACAGTTATTCAAAATGCTTAATAAAGAATACGGAATGACTCTTTTAATTTCCAGTCACATTATTGGTGAAATTGAGCAGATTGCAGACACAATCGGTGTCATTAAAAGCGGTAAGCTTATTGAAGAGGCGCCAATGGATGCGATAAAGGCGAGAAATACAGAATATATTGAGTTAGTGACAAGTAATCAAAGAAAAGCAGCCATGATTCTGCATGATAAACTGGGTATCAATAACTTAAAGGTAATTGATCATCAAGTCATTCGAATCTATGCCACAGAAGTGCCTCAATCGGCCATCTCTAAGACATTAATACTGGAAGATATCAGCATTGAGTCTATTAATAAAAAACGGACATCATTAGAAGAATATTTCATAAAAAAAGTTGAGTTAGATCAGCCCACGAGTTAA
- a CDS encoding ABC transporter permease — translation MFHLIKLESKKNKLGWFIKGAILANIIILGFLCIIPAIENSEGIQTFKTTTEFFTISGAFVRGIFIVFAAVLISKMIIDEFKNRTILVTFSYPINRKKILSAKLILIFCMTFITMAISNIVVIVCFIGLNQIFHFTSVISFTTIDFFAEILKVIMFSLASAGAALVPLYFGMRKYSTPATIISSILIVSVTCQSVGPNFSLASIIYIPLALALIALGIVVSTIRKIDCIDLD, via the coding sequence TTGTTTCATTTAATAAAACTTGAATCAAAAAAGAATAAATTAGGATGGTTTATCAAAGGTGCTATTCTTGCGAATATAATCATTCTAGGTTTTTTATGTATAATTCCTGCAATTGAAAATAGTGAAGGCATCCAAACATTCAAAACAACGACAGAATTTTTTACGATAAGTGGAGCCTTTGTCAGAGGCATCTTTATTGTGTTTGCCGCTGTGCTCATTTCAAAAATGATTATTGATGAGTTTAAGAATCGAACGATACTTGTCACGTTTTCATATCCAATCAATCGAAAAAAGATCCTTAGTGCAAAATTGATTCTTATCTTTTGTATGACATTCATTACGATGGCAATCTCTAATATAGTAGTGATTGTTTGTTTTATTGGATTGAATCAAATCTTTCATTTTACTTCTGTAATAAGTTTTACCACGATCGATTTTTTTGCGGAGATATTAAAAGTAATCATGTTTAGCCTGGCGAGTGCAGGGGCGGCACTTGTACCGTTATATTTCGGGATGAGAAAATATTCTACACCAGCAACGATTATTTCCTCGATACTAATCGTTAGTGTGACATGCCAATCGGTAGGTCCGAATTTCTCATTAGCCAGTATTATTTATATTCCGCTTGCCTTAGCATTAATTGCTCTTGGCATTGTTGTGTCAACCATTCGGAAAATTGACTGCATTGATTTAGATTAA
- a CDS encoding sensor histidine kinase has product MIAVLSCLVIILLICNVFQYQTKKARNKDLIYITNKLEQITRSHSKEQILVVSENKQLINLLIQLNQLIDENKENSRQFVKMEASMKRMLANISHDLKTPLTVIAGYIEILQNQPYINDQERTRLLQKVHTKSLELITLMNTFFDLAKLESGDKEVPLEKVNLTEICKNNILLFYEWIQTKGLEVVIEIPEKAIFALGNEEALNRVLNNLISNAIRYGADGKMIGLKVFCDETHVYVEISDKGKGLNETEQESVFERMFTLEESRNKAFQGSGLGLTITKRLIEEMEGNISVQSKSFEKTSFTFSLKRLKG; this is encoded by the coding sequence ATGATTGCCGTATTAAGCTGTCTCGTTATCATCCTTCTTATATGCAATGTTTTCCAATACCAAACCAAAAAGGCAAGAAATAAGGACCTTATCTATATAACAAATAAACTTGAACAAATAACAAGATCCCACTCAAAGGAACAGATTCTAGTCGTATCTGAAAATAAGCAGCTGATTAACCTTCTCATTCAGTTAAATCAACTAATAGATGAGAATAAAGAAAATTCACGGCAGTTTGTAAAAATGGAAGCCTCGATGAAACGGATGTTGGCTAACATATCTCACGATCTAAAAACACCTCTTACGGTGATTGCAGGTTATATTGAAATACTTCAGAACCAACCTTATATTAATGACCAAGAAAGAACACGGTTACTACAAAAAGTACATACTAAATCTTTAGAACTCATTACGCTAATGAATACTTTTTTTGATTTAGCTAAATTAGAGTCCGGTGATAAAGAGGTTCCGCTTGAAAAAGTTAATTTAACCGAGATTTGTAAAAATAATATTCTATTATTCTATGAATGGATCCAAACAAAAGGACTAGAAGTTGTCATCGAGATACCAGAAAAGGCTATTTTTGCACTAGGAAATGAGGAAGCATTAAACCGTGTATTAAATAACTTGATTTCAAATGCTATTCGCTATGGTGCAGATGGGAAGATGATCGGTTTAAAGGTATTTTGTGATGAAACGCACGTATATGTTGAAATATCTGATAAAGGAAAAGGGTTGAATGAAACCGAGCAGGAAAGTGTATTTGAACGTATGTTTACACTTGAAGAATCCAGAAACAAAGCATTTCAGGGTAGTGGTTTAGGTTTAACCATTACAAAAAGACTTATTGAAGAGATGGAAGGAAACATTTCCGTACAATCAAAATCGTTTGAAAAAACGTCATTTACATTTTCATTGAAACGACTCAAGGGATAG
- a CDS encoding aldo/keto reductase, with translation MKKRRLGQLEVSALGLGCMGMSEFYGATDEKESISTIHKALDLGIDFLDTADMYGVGGSNEILVGKALKGRRSKTIVATKFGVVRDAQGNVTGINGHPEYLRKAIDESLRRIGTDYIDLYYQHMLDPNVPIEETVGAMSELVKEGKVRFLGLSNVGTDTLIRANKIYPITALQVEYSLWSREIEQVLPTARELEVGIVAYSPLGKGFLTGRITSFEDFSEHDIRRHFSRFQGENFKKNLDLVSELKEIAREKRISPSQVALAWVLLQGEDIVPIPGTRREKNLVENSKALEVILNEEDLIRIDNIARQIVGDFEISSTTLDNL, from the coding sequence ATGAAAAAACGAAGACTAGGTCAATTAGAGGTATCCGCTTTGGGTCTTGGATGTATGGGGATGTCTGAATTTTATGGCGCAACCGATGAGAAAGAATCCATATCAACTATTCATAAGGCACTTGACTTGGGTATAGACTTCTTGGATACTGCTGACATGTACGGTGTTGGCGGCTCAAATGAAATCCTTGTTGGTAAAGCTTTAAAGGGAAGACGTTCCAAAACCATTGTAGCCACTAAATTTGGAGTTGTAAGGGATGCACAGGGCAACGTTACTGGAATAAATGGACATCCAGAATACCTGAGAAAGGCTATTGATGAAAGTTTACGCAGGATAGGAACGGACTATATTGATTTGTATTATCAACACATGCTCGATCCTAATGTACCTATTGAAGAAACAGTAGGAGCTATGAGTGAGCTTGTAAAAGAAGGGAAAGTTCGCTTTCTTGGACTTTCTAATGTAGGGACAGATACACTCATCAGAGCCAATAAAATCTATCCCATCACCGCCTTACAAGTTGAGTATTCCTTGTGGAGTCGCGAGATTGAACAAGTATTACCAACGGCAAGGGAACTGGAAGTAGGTATTGTCGCATATAGTCCTCTTGGAAAAGGATTTTTAACAGGAAGAATAACAAGTTTCGAAGATTTTTCCGAGCATGATATTAGGCGTCACTTCTCACGATTTCAAGGTGAAAATTTCAAGAAAAATCTTGATTTGGTTTCAGAACTTAAGGAAATTGCACGCGAAAAAAGGATTTCCCCCTCTCAAGTGGCTCTCGCTTGGGTTTTACTTCAAGGAGAAGATATTGTGCCAATTCCAGGAACTAGAAGAGAAAAAAATCTAGTTGAGAATAGTAAGGCATTGGAAGTCATATTAAATGAAGAAGACCTCATAAGAATTGACAATATTGCCAGACAAATCGTGGGAGACTTTGAAATTTCAAGCACCACCCTAGATAATCTATAG
- a CDS encoding transposase: MLVLVKIATDYIAHNEPKVEEKDLCIRDLGYFSLGNFKEIEERDAFYVSRLKVNVRVYEKNENMERFKDGQKTIFIQRN; this comes from the coding sequence ATGTTGGTCCTGGTAAAAATAGCGACGGATTATATAGCACACAACGAACCAAAAGTAGAAGAAAAGGATCTTTGTATTCGTGATTTAGGATACTTCTCTTTAGGTAACTTTAAAGAAATAGAGGAACGGGACGCTTTTTACGTTTCGAGGTTAAAGGTAAATGTCCGTGTGTATGAAAAAAACGAAAATATGGAGCGATTCAAAGATGGTCAAAAAACAATCTTTATACAAAGAAATTGA
- a CDS encoding winged helix-turn-helix domain-containing protein, which produces MSQSGITDLLHRLHLRYTRPTYTLAKANKEKQEAFVQQMNWIKKTSPITTY; this is translated from the coding sequence ATGAGCCAAAGCGGGATTACAGATTTGCTTCATCGCCTACACTTACGCTACACACGGCCTACCTATACGCTGGCGAAAGCGAATAAAGAGAAACAGGAGGCTTTTGTCCAACAGATGAACTGGATAAAAAAAACCTCACCGATAACGACGTATTGA
- a CDS encoding HXXEE domain-containing protein, protein MYIPLYKISKLNKLIWLFPPLYLIHDIEEILTVEKFLVKHSNVLPISITTLQFTFAFFLLWILTLLGCYKASKKRRFLGMEAYTFFSFLVPGIFLANGIGHLLQFILFQCYVPGIITSILVIYPYSFFTLKHLLNENLLTTRRFLLFLFLGFILQAPFAFVALLIAKLLI, encoded by the coding sequence ATGTACATCCCATTATATAAAATTTCAAAATTAAATAAATTAATTTGGTTGTTCCCACCCCTTTATTTAATTCATGATATTGAAGAAATTTTGACTGTAGAAAAGTTTCTTGTTAAACATTCGAATGTGCTACCTATTAGTATCACGACCTTACAGTTTACTTTTGCATTTTTTCTTTTATGGATTTTAACTTTATTAGGATGTTATAAAGCCTCAAAGAAAAGGCGGTTTTTAGGCATGGAAGCCTACACTTTCTTTTCATTTTTAGTCCCTGGCATATTTTTAGCAAATGGTATCGGGCACCTTTTACAATTTATTTTATTCCAATGCTATGTTCCAGGTATTATTACATCTATTTTAGTCATATATCCATATTCATTTTTTACACTGAAACACTTATTAAATGAGAATTTATTGACAACAAGAAGATTTCTTTTGTTTTTATTTTTAGGGTTCATTTTGCAAGCTCCTTTTGCATTCGTAGCACTTTTGATAGCAAAATTATTAATTTAA
- a CDS encoding response regulator transcription factor, producing the protein MVQKTILLVEDDPAISDMVKIYLNNEAFNVECAFDGEAAESAFKHAHYDLVLLDLMLPKLNGMDFLKMVRTKSYVPVIIMSAKDSDVDKALGLGFGADDYITKPFSMVELAARVKAAIRRSTQYIVNQTELSKSIIKVHEIELDTENHRVMKRGVEINLTSTEWKILHLFFENQKKVFTKEQIYRSVWEDDYYGDENVINVHISRLREKIEDTPSKPTYIKTLWGIGYKLGEF; encoded by the coding sequence TTGGTGCAAAAAACTATTTTACTTGTTGAAGATGATCCAGCTATTAGTGATATGGTAAAAATATATTTAAATAATGAGGCCTTTAATGTTGAATGTGCCTTTGATGGCGAGGCGGCAGAGAGCGCCTTTAAGCATGCGCATTATGATTTGGTTTTGTTAGATTTAATGTTGCCAAAGTTAAATGGTATGGACTTTCTTAAAATGGTACGAACTAAGAGTTACGTTCCAGTAATTATTATGTCAGCAAAAGACAGCGATGTTGATAAAGCGTTAGGGCTTGGTTTTGGGGCGGATGACTATATCACTAAACCATTTTCAATGGTCGAACTTGCGGCAAGGGTGAAAGCTGCTATAAGAAGATCGACACAGTACATAGTCAACCAAACAGAGTTAAGTAAATCAATAATTAAAGTACATGAGATTGAGCTGGACACAGAGAATCATCGCGTCATGAAGAGGGGTGTAGAGATCAATTTAACATCTACGGAATGGAAGATTCTTCACTTGTTTTTTGAAAATCAGAAGAAGGTATTTACAAAAGAACAAATTTATCGTTCTGTTTGGGAGGACGATTACTATGGTGACGAAAATGTTATTAACGTTCATATAAGTCGCCTAAGAGAAAAAATTGAAGATACCCCATCTAAACCAACCTATATTAAAACATTATGGGGGATTGGATACAAATTGGGAGAATTTTAA
- a CDS encoding aegerolysin family protein, whose amino-acid sequence MSAREVHITVINVSSFELQLESKTYLNHGEWILTPTNVPEGGNLNFRADSDGFATGAEGSIFYTVPDGEIKLYFDDPYVGSNAFAATTSSPSVSVQAVGSSGNVCKVMYVITNK is encoded by the coding sequence ATGTCAGCACGTGAAGTACACATTACTGTTATTAACGTTTCGAGCTTTGAATTACAATTGGAGAGTAAAACCTATCTTAATCATGGAGAATGGATTTTGACACCTACCAATGTTCCTGAAGGTGGGAACCTAAACTTCCGGGCTGACTCCGATGGTTTTGCGACAGGTGCTGAAGGCTCGATCTTTTACACAGTACCTGACGGTGAAATCAAACTCTATTTTGATGATCCTTATGTAGGATCCAATGCTTTTGCAGCCACCACTTCTTCCCCGTCTGTTTCTGTTCAAGCCGTTGGTAGCAGTGGGAATGTCTGCAAAGTGATGTATGTCATTACCAATAAATAA
- a CDS encoding 7TM diverse intracellular signaling domain-containing protein: protein MRKAMYMIIFFLFFLFSFPLFAKAERIVTLDSTKERYELAPYIDILEDKEKMWTITQISSEAFSAKFSPNRQTYPNFGYVSSAYWVRIHMNNRSVDHEWWLEINAPHIDRITLYTPTPVGIFTAKTAGDILPLQDRDIKHRNVVFVVHPEQMKNETLYLRIETEGAMQFPLLLWKPQAFAKANQSEFFIIGMASGILLAIAIYNLFLFFFLRMREYLYYVLFVFSSLFMQLAYNGIGYEYIWTNFSWWNNIAIVFFMACSIIWGTLSARNFLNIQMYAPRINRLLIGSTLAGIMTLFILPFSYKIALRFVMGATGAVTIIVISAGVLCWLKGYKPARYYLMAWLSFLICSSLSAMADIGYFVGADWTRYAFQFGSLVEALLLSFALADKINLIRKEKEQAEAEAKRNQQVTLESLRRLDELKDEFLTTTSHELRTPLNGMIGITDSLLDGAAGPISEQMRKNLSMISTSASRLSKLVNDMLDVSQLKNHVMVLYRKPIRIQDVTRAVLEFSRYLAQDKPLDFRSHIHDSFPPVYGDENRIQQILHNLVGNAVKFTESGSIEVAAEVEGVYAKIFVRDTGIGIPEEKLETIFKEFEQGDSEIRRRFGGNGLGLSITKELIEMHGGIIKTTSRPGDGAEFIFTLPLAEKAEQEVLIPSTKVYYEEIATTVTQEVIPYTTATENVRGNILIVDDEPVNLQVLINHLVLAGYKVSTRKDGEEAIQVFEERGGFDLVILDIMMPKLSGYEICRLLRQHHSLTELPILILTAKNQPEDIMAAFEVGANDYLAKPFDKRELLARVYTLLSLRRAMQEIKDHARELERLNTELSQFNEKLECKIKERTRELEQVHWKNAEALAEKSVLKERNRIAGEIHDIVGHSLTTTIIQLEAGKRLLTKNPSLVLEKLELAQQLIRKGLDEIRRSVKTLRSEEIDYPFGPSLIQLLQETEKHTGVTINYQISPLPELTALQKKALYHALQEGLTNGIRHGKSTSFTFFLCQEDEILLFVLQDNGHGSEQPIFGFGLSTMRERIEEVGGTLSVHARREEGYRIDIVLPL, encoded by the coding sequence ATGAGAAAAGCAATGTATATGATTATATTTTTCCTGTTTTTTCTTTTTTCCTTTCCTTTGTTTGCCAAAGCAGAAAGAATCGTTACACTTGATTCTACTAAAGAACGGTATGAATTGGCACCGTATATCGATATTCTTGAGGATAAAGAAAAAATGTGGACTATTACCCAGATAAGTTCTGAGGCATTTTCTGCTAAATTTTCTCCTAACCGTCAAACGTACCCGAACTTCGGATATGTTTCGTCTGCTTATTGGGTTCGCATTCATATGAACAACCGTTCTGTAGACCATGAATGGTGGCTAGAAATTAATGCCCCTCACATAGACCGCATCACACTTTATACACCTACTCCCGTCGGAATTTTTACGGCTAAGACAGCTGGCGATATTCTTCCGTTGCAGGATAGAGATATTAAGCATCGAAACGTCGTTTTTGTAGTTCATCCTGAACAAATGAAAAATGAAACGCTCTATCTGCGTATCGAAACGGAAGGGGCCATGCAATTTCCGCTTTTATTATGGAAACCACAGGCGTTCGCAAAGGCAAATCAATCAGAATTTTTTATCATAGGAATGGCCTCAGGTATTTTACTTGCAATCGCTATATACAATTTGTTTTTATTCTTTTTCCTTCGTATGAGGGAGTATCTTTATTATGTTTTATTTGTTTTTTCTTCTCTGTTTATGCAATTGGCTTATAACGGTATTGGTTATGAGTATATATGGACAAACTTTTCTTGGTGGAATAATATAGCTATCGTATTTTTTATGGCTTGTAGTATTATTTGGGGTACTTTATCTGCACGAAATTTTTTGAATATACAGATGTATGCTCCAAGAATAAATCGACTACTGATCGGCTCAACACTCGCTGGAATAATGACCTTATTTATCCTCCCATTCAGTTATAAGATTGCACTTCGGTTTGTAATGGGAGCTACAGGAGCTGTGACTATTATTGTTATTAGTGCCGGGGTATTATGCTGGCTAAAAGGATACAAGCCGGCCCGCTATTATTTAATGGCCTGGCTATCGTTTTTAATTTGTTCCTCATTATCTGCCATGGCTGATATAGGTTATTTTGTCGGTGCCGATTGGACCAGATATGCCTTTCAGTTTGGTTCATTGGTGGAAGCACTTTTACTATCGTTTGCTCTAGCTGATAAGATTAATCTGATACGTAAGGAAAAAGAGCAGGCAGAGGCCGAAGCAAAAAGAAATCAACAGGTAACGCTTGAAAGCCTGCGTAGACTCGATGAGCTCAAGGACGAATTTTTGACGACCACTTCGCATGAATTACGGACACCGCTCAATGGAATGATTGGTATTACTGATTCATTGCTCGATGGGGCGGCTGGGCCGATTTCGGAACAAATGCGAAAAAATTTATCTATGATTAGTACAAGTGCAAGCAGACTTTCAAAGCTCGTGAATGACATGCTTGATGTCTCACAATTAAAAAATCATGTAATGGTTTTGTATCGTAAGCCGATTCGTATACAGGATGTAACAAGAGCAGTATTGGAATTTTCAAGGTATCTTGCACAGGATAAGCCGCTGGATTTTCGAAGTCACATACATGACTCGTTCCCTCCTGTATACGGAGACGAGAATCGGATTCAGCAAATTTTACATAATCTTGTTGGAAATGCGGTCAAGTTTACAGAGTCAGGCAGCATTGAAGTAGCAGCAGAAGTAGAAGGAGTATACGCAAAAATTTTTGTGCGGGATACAGGCATAGGCATACCAGAAGAAAAATTAGAGACTATTTTTAAGGAATTCGAGCAGGGAGACTCGGAAATACGCCGCCGTTTTGGAGGAAACGGATTAGGATTAAGCATTACAAAGGAACTAATAGAGATGCATGGTGGCATCATTAAGACAACTTCTAGGCCTGGTGATGGGGCGGAATTTATTTTTACCTTACCATTGGCTGAAAAGGCAGAACAGGAAGTATTGATTCCTTCTACAAAAGTTTACTATGAGGAAATAGCGACAACAGTAACACAGGAAGTTATTCCTTATACGACTGCAACGGAAAATGTACGAGGGAATATTCTGATTGTGGATGATGAGCCGGTAAACCTACAGGTGCTGATTAATCATCTTGTACTAGCAGGATATAAAGTGAGTACCAGGAAGGATGGGGAAGAGGCCATTCAGGTATTTGAGGAACGGGGCGGCTTCGATTTGGTGATTCTGGATATTATGATGCCAAAACTCTCAGGATATGAAATATGCCGCCTACTACGACAGCACCATTCGCTTACAGAACTTCCGATTCTAATTTTGACAGCCAAGAATCAACCCGAAGATATTATGGCCGCCTTTGAGGTTGGGGCTAATGACTACCTTGCTAAGCCTTTCGACAAGAGGGAGCTTTTGGCTCGGGTTTATACGCTTCTTTCGCTACGCAGGGCGATGCAAGAAATAAAAGACCATGCCAGAGAACTGGAACGGCTGAATACGGAGCTAAGCCAATTCAACGAGAAGTTAGAATGTAAAATAAAGGAACGCACGAGAGAACTCGAACAAGTGCACTGGAAAAATGCTGAAGCATTGGCTGAAAAATCGGTGCTCAAAGAGAGAAATCGAATTGCCGGTGAAATTCATGATATTGTAGGGCATTCATTAACAACGACAATCATTCAGCTTGAGGCAGGTAAACGACTACTAACGAAAAATCCGTCACTTGTATTAGAGAAGCTAGAACTTGCTCAACAACTTATACGTAAAGGATTGGATGAAATTCGTCGATCCGTCAAAACGTTGCGGAGCGAAGAGATTGATTATCCTTTTGGCCCGAGTCTTATTCAATTACTACAAGAAACAGAAAAGCATACGGGCGTGACCATAAATTATCAAATTTCTCCGCTGCCTGAATTGACTGCTTTACAAAAGAAGGCGTTATATCATGCATTACAGGAAGGATTAACAAACGGAATTCGTCATGGGAAAAGTACGAGTTTTACATTTTTTTTGTGTCAGGAAGACGAAATCTTGCTTTTTGTGCTTCAAGATAACGGACATGGTAGTGAGCAACCAATATTTGGATTTGGCCTTTCTACTATGCGTGAGCGGATTGAAGAGGTAGGTGGGACTCTCTCTGTGCATGCTAGGCGGGAAGAAGGATACCGGATTGATATTGTCCTTCCTTTATAA